A region of the Nocardia asteroides genome:
GCTCGGTGAGCTCCTCCTGGCCGACCTGGGTGCCCTCCGCCTCGGCGATGGCGTCCAGCAGCAGCTGGGTCTTCACCGACTTCTCGGCGGCCTCCTTGGTGTCGGCGTCGAACTCCTCGCGGGTGCTGCCCTGCTCCGCCAGCGCCTCGGCGAACTTGGCCTCGTCGTGGTCGAAGCCGTGCACCGCGTCGTGGGTGACGGCGTCGATCTCGGCCTTCACCACGGCCTCGGGCAGCGGCACCTCGACCTGCTCGAGCAGAGTCTCCAGCACCTTGTCACGGATCTCCCCGGCCTGCTGCACCTTCTTGACCCGCTCGACGCGGCTGCGCAGATCGGCCTTCAGCTCCTCCAGCGTGTCGAATTCGCTGGCCAACTGCGCGAACTCGTCGTCGGCCTCGGGCAGCTCACGCTCCTTGACCGACTGCACGGTCACGGTGATGACCGCGTCCTTGCCCGCGTGCTCGCCCGCGACCAGCTTGGAGGTGAACTCCTTCGACTCGCCCGCGGACAACCCGGCCAGCGCCTCGTCCAGGCCCTCGATGAGCTGACCGGAGCCGACCTCGTGGGACAGGCCGGTGGTGGCGGCCTCGGCCACCTCCTCGCCGTCCACGGTCGCGGAGAGATCGATGGAGACGAAGTCGCCGTCGCGCACCGGACGCTCGACGCCCGTCAGGGTGCCGAAGCGCTGGCGCAGCGACTGCAACTG
Encoded here:
- the tig gene encoding trigger factor: MKSTVEQLSPTRVRINVEVPFEELKPDFDRAYKALAKQVRIPGFRPGKAPAKLLEARLGRGAILEQVVNDALPGRYSEAVTTSEVKVIGQPDIEITKIEDGQELAFTAEVDVRPEITLPDYESIAVTVDAFTVGDEDIEEQLQSLRQRFGTLTGVERPVRDGDFVSIDLSATVDGEEVAEAATTGLSHEVGSGQLIEGLDEALAGLSAGESKEFTSKLVAGEHAGKDAVITVTVQSVKERELPEADDEFAQLASEFDTLEELKADLRSRVERVKKVQQAGEIRDKVLETLLEQVEVPLPEAVVKAEIDAVTHDAVHGFDHDEAKFAEALAEQGSTREEFDADTKEAAEKSVKTQLLLDAIAEAEGTQVGQEELTERILFQAQRYGMAPEQFIQQVQQAGQLGAVFADVRRGKALAGVVGKVTVTDSAGNPVDTTEMFGAPADSADEDKAEETAAADAE